The nucleotide sequence CACGCCTGGACGGACAGTGGGATCCCGAATGATCAGCGGGCCATGCAAATGAACCATTTAGACAGAAAGCGATCCTTATCTGTTCCACCCACTAGCACTCTAAGTTTACAGTCCATAACGACAGCGGAGTCCTCCTCAGGCATCGGTATGTCCCGCGCCTCCTCCATGACATCCGTGGCAAGTTCAAGAAGCAAGAATTACTACACGCGACAGAGGGTGAGTAAGTTCACTTCTATGGCGTGACAGTAGCTGCAACCTGCCCTCAGCGCCAGTACATCACTCAGTCTAACACTCAACCACCCTCGACATCCGTCACACTTCAGACTTTCTACTGGCTCAAGGTATGATGTTCTTATTCTTTTCCAGTAGCAGTTCAAACTGCTACTTTACCACGTAATTAAGAAAACGTAGTTTGCTCTAGTAATTATGGTCTATGAATGACAACACCTTTACACTCACATTCTATACGAATCTTGGATAATGCAGCATAGCTATACCTAAATGCAGTATGGGAACTGTATAGCAAACTTCCAGGTAGACATAGTGCAGTGATGCCAACTCTAAACATAAATATAATTTACAGAAATAGAGAAAGAATCGCTCTTAAAATGTGTCATTGTTTGCTCTCAGTTATGTGAAGGAGCAGACACAGTTTTCGTGGATATAATATATCGAGAGCACCAAGAACTGGAAGAGCCTGGTTTTTGAAGCTTGCTCATAGAAGGTAAAAATAACCATGAAAATACCCGGTTTTTGGCCTTTATCTCAGAAAAATAATCCAGTCTTGTTAGGTAAAGGGACatatgtgcaactaatgtaacattttaattgtatcacttgtgcccttttacctaacatattgtcgataattctaccaacgttaatACAATCCAGTCTTGCAACTTATGATTAAGATATGATTATTATCCGCGATTCAATTGTAACTTCAGTGACGTTACTGCATTAATCACAAATGTATAAAATCCTTTCCATACCAAGTACAAATAATATAGTCATTTCTCAAGTGAACACTTCACTACATCACACAAACAGCTTCCACGAACAAAATAAAATGATCAACCAAAGTATAGTCGAAAGTAAATTTATTAGCTTGATTATTACGTCTATATCGATGAGCCTCTAGATGCGAACGGCAGCTGCGCTCGACGACCAAGGTAATTACAAGCGTCATCTTTCTTGTTAAGAGGCAGCTCAAGGACCCATCCACATGGTGTAAATTGGAGCGGAACTGTTCAACCACAACTGATCAGTATGAAATTTCACATATAGGTAGTTTTGGTTTTGACCTAAATCCCTTCACATTAAGGTGTAAAATTTCACATGGAGCAGCAGTGGTGAGTTTTTCCAGTACAGTTTACGCTGCTTGGTAAGATTCAACGGTGCCCGGTGCTATCTATGTATGGTTCAGATTCTCGAGGATTACTTATCCTCCCTTCACATGGGATGCAGGAACATATCTTCAGGTTCACTTAAGCTGCGACACCAAGTTGGCGTCACAATGTTGCTCCTGGACTTTTAAATAGACTCATCCCATCACTTGTAATGAGGAAAGTGAGAAAAAAAACATGGTGTAACTTTAAGACGTATGGTTTGGTTTTCTTCTCGTCCAGTTGTGTGGCTGCACTTCACTATGCTAACTTGGCGTCAGCATCAACACTTGCATCTGCACACTAAGCATTACTATCACTGCTTACATCTGTGTAATAAGTGCTTTTGAATATTTTTGTTCACTCCAAAAATTCTGCTGTATAAGTGCCAGTTACGTGAAAAATTCCGTTACTCTATCATTATAATGTATTAAATTGACCTCTAACCTTTTCCATCACTATACTACCTGCAACGCTTGTCTACCCATAACTTGCAACTTGCCTTGCATTAGTAACTGATGACAGATTTTGTACATAGTTGTGTATGTCCTATTTGTATATTGTTTTGTCATACGATACGACCTGAAAGTGGAAGCATGTTGTATACTATACTTGGCTCACCAAGTAGACTCTACAAGTGAATACATCTATATAGTTTTTATAGACATCCACCAGTTTTCAATATCGAAACCTCCAGCGAAAAAGTTTTCATTAACTCTATGTAATAGGGTTTTCCAAATGGCTATTTCCGTGTAAATGCTactccagcactgctggaacgaAGCCTTTGATGATTTTATACATTTTAACTCGCTAGTAGAATACTTGAGAACCTAAGTGCCCTAGTAAATCCTCTCAGCTCGGGCTGGCAGATTTCATTACCTCATACATGCTGGTAGGCAACTTGCGTCATGCCACGTAAGTGAAACGACAGCCTAATAATGGTTTTGAATTCCAACATGATTGCTGACAGTTTCTGACTCCTGACAAAATGGCAGGTAAATCGCCGACTCCAACTTACATTCAGCATAAATTTTACTTTCCTGTATGTTTCTTACTTTCCCATGAGAACAAGGGACAAGTTGCCTTTTTCTGTATTATTGCTGAAGTTTCAAGTCACTTTATCTTGGTGGGTAACATCTTATGAATTAAAACAATGTAAGCAATCCATTCTCTATGATGGAGTATGCCAGACATAAACCTTTATTATGGAATTAAATTACAACATTCAAGCAACAATGATCTTTAAATATTATATAGATCAAAGTACCCATACAAAGTAATGTATCTAATTTTTATAATGTAAAGTGAATCATTATTAGCATCCCCACCTAGCAGTCAGCATCATTATTAGCATCCCCACCTAGCAGTCAGCATCATTATTAGCATCCCCACCTAGCAGTCAGCATCATTATTAGCATCCCCACCTAGCAGTCAGCATCATTATTAGCATCCCCACCTAGCAGTCAGCATCATTATTAGCATCCCCACCTAGCAGTCAGCATCATTATTAGCATCCCCACCTAGCAGTCAGCATCATTATTAGCATCCCCACCGAGCACTCAGCACCATCACCTATTTTCTAtagttatatattttatatttaagtGATTATCTTACGTAAATGCTGTTGTTCTAGTATCATTCACTTCTCCGGTATTATAAATGGCAACTATTAGTTGTTTTTTTCCTATATTAGTGCTACAAAGTTATCTCCACTTGAAAGTAGAATGAAGGTATTGATTAACTTTGTTCAGTTTATATTACATGCATTTACCATAGATATGCTAACAGGAAAGCCAATTTGCTAACAAAATTAAGAGCTAATATTGTAAATTCAGAGCTTATATCATAGATAGTTTTGCTAATTAAAATAACTACTTATGAAGATTACGTGGcaagttaaaatatattttttcaagcAAAAAGAATGTATGAATAAATTTTGCTATCTAGGTTGGCTATCAACTAAGTGGGGAGTTCGGTATACGATAACAATGAATAAACGTGAAGTCTGACTGTTACAAAGAGTGCCAGCAAAAAACAGTTTCGAGTGAAGAGAGAGACAAAATTATAATGTGTTTAACGAGATGTAAGGAATGCTACGCAGGGAATTGCTGGGAGAAAGTTAATCTTAATAAACAAaactgaatgagagagagagagagagagagaaagacagacagacagagagagattgTAATTATGTTTTTCATACTTATCAGGGGCGGAGTCTAGAGGAGGATGAAAAGTTGCTGGAGGAACTTCGAGAGTTGCAGGAACGACACAAGATGCAGAAGCCAATCCGAGGTGGCAGCTGCAACTCGATCCGGCGCTATCTGGGAGAGACATCAGGACGACATAGATGCAGAACAGCACAGCGGTATGCACAACAACAACTAGAACTGGAGCAGCAttcacagcagcaacagaaaaaAGGCAAACCACGACGTAATAAAGTTGACGACCAGCTACAGGAACAACAGAaaaataagcaagatacatcagaACACAAAGTACGGGATGAGAGACATAAAGACCAGCAGACGCTTCAGCGTCAGGATAATCAACAAGAACAGTCTTTATCTTGTCCTAAAGATGAACAACGACATTTAAAGAAACAGATGCGAGAACATCACTCACAGGTTCGGAAAAATAAAGAACAACCATCACATCGATCAGAAAACAATAAAGCGACATCAACAAGGGAAGAtgggcaacagcaacaacagtcgaGATATGAAAGGGATGGCAATCAAGATGCAAGAAAAAGACGGCAAAACAAAAAGGAAAAGAAAGATCAAGCGTCACAAACAAGAATGTCAGGTCCCCCACGGCCAAGACGACTACTGCTAGCACGACAATTAAAAAAACAACCCAGaacttctcaagaacatcaagaacaagaacaactaaGAGTGAGGTTTaaacacagtgatggagtaaatccAGTTGATAGCAGTAATTCCGAGCCTCAGAAAATTCTGTCTTCTTCGCGTGGGAAATCAGCTTCAGGGATTGTTCAATCAGCGATGAAACAAGACCTAAGAAGTAAACCAATAAAGAGTCGAGAAGAAGACCAACATCTAAAATTGCCAAAAGGAAATTCTGGACAAGTATCTgcagagaaaagaaaaaaatcttATATTGATATTGATGATCTTAATATACAGGGCAAGCAACACGAACGTCTGCAGAAGCAGGAGCCAGAAGGACCAAGAGAAAGCCATCATCAAAGGACTGGAAGAGAGACAAATATCCGAGTAAATCGCCATGAAGTACAGCTGCACCGCAGCATCCACGGTGACGAGGCTCAGTCACAGCAACACGACACAAAGCAAGAACAGTCAGACAAACATAAATATCAACAGGAACAACCCTCTCTTAACCATTCACAGCTTAGAAGGCAGAGTAAAAGCCAACAAACTGATGAGTGTGGAGACATGTTTGCAGAACTGTCTGTTGACtcgcaagaacaagaacaactaaATCACAAAACCAAACTGACAAAGCAAAATTTGGAGATCATGAAACCTCAACTATCAGAATTTTCCCTTCAAGCACCAGTAGAGTTGACTCAAGAGTCAGGCGTCGTCAAAAGGCTGCAGGATACAGAATGCGCAGTAGAATCCAGAGGCGGTGGGCGGGTAGGAACATTATCCAGAAATGACCACCCGAGAGGGTCCCTAGAGCATATACACGCTGTGGAAGCTCAGTCTGAAGGTCATCTTGAAAGGTCTCAGGAACGTGGCATTGCCGTCGAGTCTGAAGGTGGAGAACGGCGTAGGAGGGTTTCCGAGCGTGAATACAATACTGAATCCCATGTTGAAAGACGCTCAAGGAAATCTTTGGATCGTAGGCGTCTTTCTGCGTCTATTGAACATTtacaaacagcagcaacagaacgtGCCCTTCCTGAAACATCTTCGGAAAGAGGACGTCGTCATCAGCATACAGAACATGACAGTTTGGAAAGGGGACACCGACAGCAGCTCACGGACCATGTGCTCAACGAACAGACCATAGAAACTGTACGTCGGGAGCCACTGATGGAAAGCACCCATGGAGGGCACTTTGTAGAACGAATACGCCATGATCCACTATTGGAGCGCTTTCGTTCTGAGCCATCACTGCATAATATACATGAGCTTCCTACGAGGTACGTGCATCGTGCACGTGTCGTAGAATATACAAGACATGAGCCTATGGAACATTTACGTCAAGACATACGAGTGAGTCATGAGCCATTGATGACAGCTGGGCGCACGGCGTCCCCTGTGCACCACAGACGCACAATATATACACAAGAGGGACTCCGACTTTCTCCTGAGAGTGGCAGGAACACCATAAGACAGAGGGACCATGGCTATAATTCAGATACTTCTGAGCTGGGCTATATCAGATCATACCGGGAGCATAGATATAATGGAGGGTTCTTGGATCCTATCCATACTGGGGCATATTCTGAGCGTACATATACAGCAAGGTCATTAGAACCTAACTACCGTAGACTGAGCCTGGATAACCATCAGAGCAGATCTGTAGAGCCTGATTATTCCAGATCATTCTCCGAACGTAGCTATGTAAGAAACTCGATAGATAAATACCCAGAGCGTGTACTCAGTGAAAGCAGATGGAGAAGCACGGATGATTGGGAGGATGGGGAGAGGAAGAGGTACAGGGAGATGATAACACCTATTAACACCCTCTCCCCGTCTCTTGACCATAGAGCCTTATGACGTATGGTTCACAAGTGGCACTCGGGCTACGGCAGGTTTGTCATTCTCTTCAACAGCAGGTGACATTTGACTTCATGTATGTCCTCGTTATCATTACTGTATAGAGAAGAACTAGAGCGAATTGATATGTAAATCTGAGATCTGATTTACTGTGACGGAATATGCACAGCCAATGGTGTGTTATGGAACAAGTGCTGAAGCTTCGTTAATAAAAGCTTTCATTGTCTTGAAAAGCTTAAGCAAACCTGTGATGAGAGTTTTCAAGTGAGTTATTAAGAGAATTCCAGTGACTGAATATCTGAAACTAGTTTAAGCAGAGCAAGTAAAATAGTTGGCGCGCCAGGAAAAGATTCAAAGATTTTCTTTGTCCATCAATAGTGTTTGCGTGAGATGAAATTCCACTCGGTATTTGAGTGTAGTAAAAATAGTGCATCACGCCTTTCGATTTCTGATTGAACCTTCGTCAGAAGCTAGGAGGTTAGGTAACCGAGTTGAAGCGAGAGAGACCTGTAAATATTTCTCGGTAAATATTTCTGTGTGGTGTACAGAAACAAATTTAGAATATATTAGCCGAGAGAACTATATTCATGAAGCCAACTAGTGTACATATCGTTCTGATTTTGTTTCATGTTGccattaaattgttcttgtttgtATGATGAGTGTTCCCGTGTTTATCATTCAGTGACAGTGAAGTGCGAGTTCTTGCCCCCACAGCTGTCCCAGGAGAAGAATTGCTGTTCCGGGACCACATAACAGGCGTCCCAGGACTATTCAACAGGGGCCCCAGGACGACACAATACGTGCTCCAAGCTCAAACAATAGCagccacaggaccacacaacggTTGCTCCAGGACCAAATAAGAGAACATAGGAATCAAGGAGCAACAAACagaaccaccacaacacctgcccctGGACCACACATCATTTACCACAGAAGAACACAACAGCTACCGCAGGACCAGACAACAAGCTTCAGGACCATACAACAGCTACCCCAGGACAACAGGAGGTCAGGACCACACAACAGCTGTCCCAGGACAACAGGAGGCCAGGATCACATAACAGACACTTCAGAAGCACACAATAGCTGCTCCCAAGACCATGCAACATCTGTCAGCAGTAATTCATCAAAAGTCTGACAAACCTCGTGTTTAATGTCGATATCCACTTGTCAAACAGAGATCTGGGATGAGCAGCCTTCAAggctggtgccttgatgctggtgaagggggaGGATATTGATCAAGAGCATTACAGCTGCCATAACCTTCCCTGAATCAAACTTTACTGCCAACCATACCCCAGGCGTTCTTTGGCCCCTGAGGTTTTGGGGCTTCCCCACGAATGAACTAATAATAATTTGTGAGAATGAATCCAGCTGCGAGTCCCAGGATGACCCTTGTTTACTGTTTTGGGTGACATGTTAGTGGTGTTAGGCTGGCTTTGCCTCAAAGCTTCCAGTTGTAGCATCAGATCTTTAAGCTTTCAGTTGTAGCTTCCAAAGCCTCGAAGCTTTCAGTTGTAGCTTCCGAAGCTTCGAAGCTTTCAGTTGTAGCATTCAAAGCCTCGAAGTTTTCAGTTACAGCATTCAAAGCCTCGAAGCTTTCATTTGTAGCTTCCGAAGCTTCGAAGCTTTCAGTTGTAGCATTCAAAGCCTCGAAGTTTTCAGTTACAGCATTCAAAGCCTCGAAGCTTTCATTTGTAGCTTCCGAAGCTTCGAAGCTTTCAGTTGTAGCATTCAAAGCCTCGAAGCTTTTAGTTACAGCATTCAAAGCCTCGAAGCTTTCATATGTAGCTTCCAACGCCTCGAAGGATGCAGTTGTAGCATTTAAAGCCTAAAAGCTCTCAGCTATGCTGACTCCTGCTACATCAACATTACAAGTGTTAGTGATGTTGAGCTTAAATTAACTGATGTTTGTACTAAAAAAATCATTGTTATGTAAACCGTGAATTTATATTACAAATGAACCAGATGAAGAAactgttttttttgtgtgtagacATTTCAGGAGGGACGTCCCGAGTCTGGTCAAGTGACCCTTCAGGAGGGACGTCCCGAGTCTGGTCAAGTGACCCTTCAGGAGGGACGTCCCGAGTCTGGTCAAGTGACCCTTCAGGAGGGACGTCCCGAGTCTGGTCAAGTGACCCTTCAGGAGGGACGTCCCGAGTCTGGTCAAGTGACCCTTCAGGAGGGACGTCCCGAGTCTGGTCAAGTGACCCTTCAGGAGGAACGTCCCGAGTCTGGTCAAGTGACCCTTCAGGAGGGACGTCCCGAGTCTGGTCAAGTGACCCTTCAGGAGGGACGTCCCGAGTCTGGTCAAGTGACCCTTCAGGAGGGACGTCCCGAGTCTGGTCAAGTGACCCTTCAGGAGGGACGTCCCGAGTCTGGTCAAGTGACCCTTCAGGAGGGACGTCCCGAGTCTGGTCAAGTGACCCTTCAGGAGGGACGTCCCGAGTTTGGTCAAGTGACCCTTCAGGAGGGACGTCCCGAGTTTGGTCAAGTGACCCTTCAGGAGGAACGTCCCGAGTTTGGTCAAGTGACCCTTCAGGAGGGACGTCCCGAGTTTGGTCAAGTGACCCTTCAGGAGGGACGTCCCGAGTCTGGTCAAGTGACCCTTCAGGAGGGACGTCCCGAGTCTGGTCAAATGACCCTTCAGGAGGGACGTCCCGAGTCTGGTCAAATGACCCATCAGGAAGGACATCCTGAGTCTGGTCAAGGGGCTCTTCATCCTAATACTCTTTGTTAACCTAGTACTGTGTTAACTTAGCATTGTTAACCAAGTACTGTGTTAACCTAGTACTGTGTTAGCCTAGTATTGTGTTAGCCTAGTACTATGTTAGCCTAGTGCTGTGTTAACCTAGTACTGTGTTAGCCTAGTGCTGTTAACCTAGTACTGTGTTAGCTTAGTACTATGTTAGCCTAGTGCTGTGTTAGCCTAGTGCTGTGTTAGCCTAGTACTATGTTAGCCTAGTGCTGTTAGCCTAGTACTGTTAACCTAGCGCTGTGTTAACCTAGTACTGTGTTACCCTAGTACTATGTTAGCTTAGTATTGTTAGCCTAGTGCTGTGTTAACCTTGTATTGTGTTAGCCTAGTACTGTGTTAACCTAGTACTGTTAACCTAGTACTGTGTTAACCTAGTACTGTGTTAACCTAGTACTGTGTTAACCTAGCGCTGTGTTAACCTAGCACTGTTAACCTAGTACTGTTACCCTAGTACTATGTTAACTTAGTATTGCTAGCCTAGTGCTGTGTTAACCTAGTATTGTGTTAGCCTAGTACTACATTAACCTAGTACTGTTAACCTAGCACTGTTAACCTAGTACTTTGTTAGCCTAGTACTGTGTTAGCCTAGCACTGCGTTAACCTAGTACTGTTAGCCTAGCACTGCGTTAACCTAGTACTGTTAACCTAGCACTGTTAACCATGTTAGCCTAGTACTGTGTTAACCTAGTACTGTGTTAACCTAGTGCTGTGTTAACCTAGTACTGTGTTAGCCTAGTACTGTTAACCTGGTACTGTGTTAACCTAGTACTGTGTTAAGCTAGTAATGTTAACCTAGTACTATGTTAACCTAGTACTATGTTAACCTAGTACTATGTTAACCTAGTACTATGTTAACCTAGTACTATGTTAACCTAGTACTGTTAACCTAGTACTATGTTAACCTAGTACTGTTAGCCTAGTACTACGTTAACCTAGTACTATGCTAACCTAGTACTATGTTAACCTAGTACTATGTTAACCTAGTACTGTGTTAACTTTATATTAACCATGTACTGAGTTATCCTAAATGATGAAGTTATTCTCAGTCTCTGGAGAACATTATGATGTTATTCTCAGTCTCTGGAGAACATTATGATGTTATTCTCAGTCTCTGGAGAACATTATGATGTTATTCTCAGTCTCTGGAGAACATTATGATGTTATTCTCAGTCTCTGGAGAACATTATGATGTTATTCTCAGTCTCTGGAGAACATTATGATGTTATTCTCAGTCTCTGGAGAACATTATGATGTTATTCTCAGTCTCTGGAGAACATTATGATGTTATTCTCAGTCTCTGGAGAATATTATAACATCCTCAAAAGCTTGACCTTTTTCGTTACAAAATTTTTATTCTGTCATGATATCTTGCAAAAAAATAATTGATATGAAAATAATTTACACATGAAGCACTTCCTGATAATTGTGACATGAAACAAATAGATAATGCCTTGTTGTCAGTGactggggctcttgatccaaggattagGACCTATTTTCCCTTTCCATTCTTCCCCCCCCCGTCCTCCACCCACCCATCCCATACAGGTTTAACGCGCCCTTTCTAAATGGAATAATATGTACAGAATGGAATCATGTAAATTATTACATTAAAATAATAACTGtaatttaatattatatttagtaaaacattttcatatatatatatatatatatatatatatatatatatatatatatatatatatatatatatatatatatatatatatatatatatatatgcacatgtatatatatatatatatattgtattcttTGAGA is from Cherax quadricarinatus isolate ZL_2023a chromosome 29, ASM3850222v1, whole genome shotgun sequence and encodes:
- the LOC138853386 gene encoding trichohyalin-like — encoded protein: MGNNQVKTTTSPMLPAESCALSCQDYQEKQIRKGIPRRVGSMILSHWILMKRRELAILEKARRAVSEGRAPAEILEKIERHVAKETKKYHIKYHPRVLARKAKPVRIRLKAPKLTNTAARRIQASFQRREKEQEEATKEAKRQTRSRISVKSHAWTDSGIPNDQRAMQMNHLDRKRSLSVPPTSTLSLQSITTAESSSGIGMSRASSMTSVASSRSKNYYTRQRGRSLEEDEKLLEELRELQERHKMQKPIRGGSCNSIRRYLGETSGRHRCRTAQRYAQQQLELEQHSQQQQKKGKPRRNKVDDQLQEQQKNKQDTSEHKVRDERHKDQQTLQRQDNQQEQSLSCPKDEQRHLKKQMREHHSQVRKNKEQPSHRSENNKATSTREDGQQQQQSRYERDGNQDARKRRQNKKEKKDQASQTRMSGPPRPRRLLLARQLKKQPRTSQEHQEQEQLRVRFKHSDGVNPVDSSNSEPQKILSSSRGKSASGIVQSAMKQDLRSKPIKSREEDQHLKLPKGNSGQVSAEKRKKSYIDIDDLNIQGKQHERLQKQEPEGPRESHHQRTGRETNIRVNRHEVQLHRSIHGDEAQSQQHDTKQEQSDKHKYQQEQPSLNHSQLRRQSKSQQTDECGDMFAELSVDSQEQEQLNHKTKLTKQNLEIMKPQLSEFSLQAPVELTQESGVVKRLQDTECAVESRGGGRVGTLSRNDHPRGSLEHIHAVEAQSEGHLERSQERGIAVESEGGERRRRVSEREYNTESHVERRSRKSLDRRRLSASIEHLQTAATERALPETSSERGRRHQHTEHDSLERGHRQQLTDHVLNEQTIETVRREPLMESTHGGHFVERIRHDPLLERFRSEPSLHNIHELPTRYVHRARVVEYTRHEPMEHLRQDIRVSHEPLMTAGRTASPVHHRRTIYTQEGLRLSPESGRNTIRQRDHGYNSDTSELGYIRSYREHRYNGGFLDPIHTGAYSERTYTARSLEPNYRRLSLDNHQSRSVEPDYSRSFSERSYVRNSIDKYPERVLSESRWRSTDDWEDGERKRYREMITPINTLSPSLDHRAL